The following nucleotide sequence is from Aedes aegypti strain LVP_AGWG chromosome 3, AaegL5.0 Primary Assembly, whole genome shotgun sequence.
TTCACTCCGTGTAGACTCATGACTGTATTCAGTAATAATAAATGTTTGTATTGCTCTGATTTGCTACTGGTTGGTGATTGAACCTTGAAGTatgtttattttataataaaaaaatggaaataattAATGGGAACCAAAGgacttttttttagaatctacttcaaattttgaaaatctttttttttcagtgtaggtcTCAAATGAGGCAATACCAAGTAAAAATTCAAAAGCAATTTGCCTATCGTGATGATTTATTATTGATTTCTGACAGTTACGAGAGGTGACATTTGACGTTgccgaaaaatgatattttgtaaCTCGGTTcttggttgttttcaaaaccaattagAGCAAATTTTAAAGCCACAAAACCAGTTTTATTGCAGCATGCAATACCTTTTTTGATCTGCTTGCCGTGGCTGAATGACTCTTATTTGTTACGGCTATGCTAAAAGACTCACATAATACACCCTGTTGTCgtaaaagctgcttttaaatTACATGACTTTCACTTGGTTTCTTataacttaccttatttatGCCTCTCAAGATGCGAAAACACCATTAGCATTGCAAATTCATAACTCGCCACTATAACACGCCTCGCCAATTCCTAGTCATATCACACAAAAACATCACAGGCAATAGAATTTTCCTTACATTCGGTTTTCAAAGGATATTTTTATGGGAGACTGTTGTGAACGAAAGTGCCAAATTActtcaaatcccttttgagctaattttgatttggatttttgtacatgtttgcagggctattaccccatattaagctaaataatagcaaacaaactcatggatatctcttctgctatccttcGGATTGAATTTtactcttcagcaaatttcttcattatggtttgaaaaacgatttttcaatatgggataataagtttgtattaaTATTACAGAACtaccgtgtttggaacatatctcaaaatttctccatagtaatttccatacaaacttatATTGTCCTTAGGCCACCTCTAAATCATCAactagaaatctgaaaatttcacagaacactatttttatggtaaggatggtaagaagcatatgggagattggattgtcaaacatttttaaattttgaaccgccctattgCTTTATTGCTTTGCTTTTCGAGGATTGAGCATTTATGATTCTTGTGTAGGGATCTGAAAAccttttataataattattttgtatttttcaaaatttttggtgaCAGCTTACCTGGAAAAGTTTTGTTAATAACTTGtgcaacatataaaaaaatcaggattcatatatttttagtgaaaaataaTGATCCTCTACTGGTTAACCCGCCTGAGTgcaagcaaaaatactaaaactgtCAGTAATAAATtagggttccgggtcatttggccgaacgccatttggccgaatgccatttggccgaatgccgtttggccgaaaatgaaaacaatagtaaactacagttagcatgcatttgtaataaatttcaaagaacagttcATTCTTTCAGAGtaataaatcatcattgatataaaaataattagcTCTTCTGTGTCAgatcaagaaacagtcagagTTGGAAGGAGAATATCCTGAATGTGAGCAACTATTCACTTCTCTACTAGCGAAAATAGCTGCTAGTAGAGGGTTTGCTCATAGCGTTTGTCATCTCCTTTGgcagtaactaaaacggtttacgactCATTCGTCCTTCTGCAGGATCGGTTTGCTTCGATCCCTCAAGTATCGTACTTGGTAAATTatttcatagttctagcaaTGAACATAATATGAAGTTTTGGTTTGTTCTTATCACAATGAAGAAACAGTGTACACCGATTCGTTCGGTTTACTGTTTCACACAAGCAACGCTTCAGAGTTCAGTACGCACGTTGCAATCTAAATTTTGGAAGAGAATGACATCCGTAGTTACCCTTTTTCTGTTTTGAATAAGaatgtttatgaaaatattaaaagcctTAATTCCAATAGTTATGAGTAATATTTTTGTCTTAGAAGAACAGCATTTGAtcaaaaaaaaaggaaacatcttttatgaaaatataagcaaatgtaatgcaaataatcgttatattagtataactacaaataactgccgatgatttaaagaagatattaattaaattaaaatatatgcgaaattattgccaacagtaatgaaaccagtaaaactcgaaagaatagcctatgtttaaaagaaggaaacaaATCGAGTGGTCTCATTGAAAATAACTTTAAACTTCagcacaccgttggtaaccCAAAGACGAACCAATcatcagcttagagtcttgacgTGGTGTGTggagttcgcaactttgccctGAATTAGCAAGTCGATCAACATCCCATCACAGTTATTGGGCCGCTCTTCTGAATACGTAGTagcaaatatattattttttagttcgtgattcggccaaacggcatttggccacacgacccgttcggccagaTGATATTCGGCCAAatagcgttcggccaaacggcattcggccaatcggcgttcggccaaatggccggacaccataAATTAGTGCCTTTCATTGAACCCACATGAATGTTTCATGGTAAACAACGGAGTTGAATATTCACTTGTTGTGTTATGGCACatataaaatagtaatttttgaaCCACATATCTCCTCCTAGAAAGTTGGAAAATGTTCTATAAAAGCCCCTAGCTGAGCCTCTGCGGTAGTCCACTTCAACTGACATCTCGTCAGAAATGGAGCTTGTTCAAAACGGGCCAACCCAATATCTGCTCGGATCGATCTACACCTCTCGCATGACATGATTCTTTCAGAACCGGAGACGAGCCTCCACTCGGAAAGGAAACGTAAACGGactcttaaaaatatttacaatgGATACTTATGTCTTGGCCTATAGATCTTGAAATAAGAAACCGCTGACTAATTCACACTGCGATCCAGTGTGCCTTTCTGCTCCAATCGGAATGGTTCCACTCGGTGCTGCAAAGCTGAATACGATTAAAGGATGTCATAACCTTTCTCTCAATTGAAAGCATAAAGCGAAATTTAGAAAGATTCGGGCTGGACGTGTTAACGACCGCGCATTTCTAGTACTGGTTATGCTAATGAGAGTCTCCAACCTGGGCTAAGCCCTCTTGAGCTATTCTTGGTCGAAATACTCTGCTTGATCTGGAACACAAATAATTTGAACAATttgcaaaaatgtgtatcagtTACAAACGGTCAGTTCCCAAGGTTAGTTGGATAATTCGAAACAAACGATGGGGCCGTGGATTTTGGCGGTCGTTTTCTTAACAGCAACGGTTGGGAGCGTAACGTTTAATGATCGGTGTATCGATTTGGACGGATTTGTTGGACGATGTGTGAAATTATCCAAATGTGAAACGTTGGCCGATATTTGGCGGAGTCCTATCAGGACAATTAAGCAAAGTGAACGTTTGGCAGATAGTttgtgtggaaaatacagaagGAATCCGTTGGTAAATTGGGATTTACTAGGATCGAAGTGAAAAGGTTTGATTTACCTTATTATTCGTTTAAGGTTTGTTGTGTTGACGATCGCACCAGTTCTATTGAAGGTAATGCGATACAGTTCGCGAAACCATCTAGTGTTACATCTGTTACGAACGGTCCAGAGTTGAGCACAACTCGCAGATCGTGGAGTGATAGAATCTCAACAACATCGACAACGAAAACGACAAGATCAACAACAACTTCAAGGACGACTAAGCCGATGATTACAGCTACCACGACATTCAGAAGTACAACTGCGGAGGCGATCGAGTCGTCAGATGAGATGGCATTTCAACGTACCACCTTGACAGAATTTCCGTGGTCCGCACTGATACAGTATCGGAAGTTACCTGGGATCTACGGATTTCACTGCGGTGGAACATTAATTAATGAACGGCATGTGGTGACGGCAGCCCACTGCATTAAGGCTATTCCTAAAAATTGGCAAATGTTAGACATTTCTCACAAGTTGCGCTTTTACAAGTAATTGATGATAAACTATTCCAGATCCCTAGTTCGGTTGGGAGAGTTCAACATCAAAAACTCAGGCGCTGACTGTGACGTGGATCAGTGCAGCAATCCACCGTTGGATGTCGATATAGATCAAATCATTGTGCATGAAAATTACGTGACACGTCTGTTGAGCCAGTATCATGACATAGCGTTGATCAGATTGCTCCAGGTTGTACGTTCAACAGACTACGTTCGACCAATCGAGCTGCCGTTTCCAGGAATTGAAGGTATGCTACTCAACTCTCTGACAACTGCTGTTTCCGCAGGTTGGGGTCGTACGAAAACAGGTAAATGAGGAAAACTTGACTCGAACGTAGTTCCTAACAATAATTGTACGCAATATCTTAGGATCAGCCAGTTCTCTGAAGATGAAAGTGCTACTCAACTTGCAACGACTTGATGACTGTACCGAGTCATACAAAACCGCTGGAATCAAAGTAAGAGATGGCCAGCTATGTGCAAGCGAATGGCGTGGAACTGGAGTGTGTAGCTGCGACTCCGGAGGGCCTCTGATGGTGCAACTGAGTGGACAGTATTATTTGATTGGCATCGTGAGTTTTGGGCCAACCAAATGTGGTTTGAAGAATGCTCCCGGGGTGTATACCAGTGTTCTAAGATATATCGATTGGAtttcgaaaaatatttattagatGGGTGCGGGTGGTTTTCTCAAATAGTATTAAATAGATACTTTATTCTTAATACGTAAAACTATAGAACAATAGGTTAGTAAGTTAAGCAATAGTGCGTATATCTTCCTTCAATCACGTTGGGTAATTGAGATTCTAGCAAGTCAGATGTAGAATAATTTACAATCGGATTTGGTATTGTAGAACAGAACATGCTGATTGTTTATCTGTCGTCTGGCCATTTTGCGGCCATCAAGCACCGAATTCTATGATAAGGAGATTGTATATCTAGGTATTAATCAATTATCCGAAATGCCTTCGAGACCCATGCTCTCCAATCTATAACGATTACCAAAATAAATATCGAATCTGTTTGTCTTAACTCAACGACAGACCATTTGAATGTATAGAAGTTGTTCTTGAATGATTATAAAGTTCAATTCTGAGAGTTGTATGGAAGCGTAATCCAACGATAGAGTAAGTATAAACTGTTGGGAAAACCTCTCGTTTCAAATCGCATTGCATGTTTTCTTGTAAAAGGTTTATCATTGTtatgattttcaatttcagcTACGTTAGGGTGAACTCGtcttttaattgaaaattaataTACGTGCATTCTAGGCTATAAGCCGGAGCCAAGGTTCGATTCCTGAAAAATATCGCTTTATATGTGAatgcaagcatgcaaaatagtaATATCTAACTAAATGATATCCGAATTTAGCACTATAATATATAATGATACAGTACTTAATTCggtattcatttatttattaatggATTTCCGTACTACACCTGATGTTTCGGCCTTTtatattgtgcctttttcatgAATAGTCAATCTTTTCGTTTTTACTcgtattaacccctctaccggcagcttcattttttaccgccaaaaaaatattcaaatcgcgataacttttttgtttctcgatattttcacaccgttttttcacaagatctcaaaaaaactctctagtttaagaatccgtgtcaacattaatcattggtgatctagtttagaaaatattccgatgttccttgggggaccgaccttctccatataaaatgtctttggcagccattttgtttttggtcagtttatcaaaaaaaaaaaataaaataaaataaaatgtgtgctATACAATACTGTGTAATAAGGAGCAACTCTGGAAAAATCATAtgaatcggttcagtattcttggagaaatctgaaaattacgatatgaggttttttagagttttcaagatttctatTTGTCCagggtggtaccagaaacataaatgctcattagggatggtacacaaattatgtcacgctaaatttcaactttttggactccctccccccccctttgtcacgttttttgtatgagtcctccgaaaattttgtaagacttgtcacgcttggcttgatccccccccccttggagcgtgacgtaatttgtgcatgaccccttaggtACTCAAAGACGActacaccaaattgcttcattttttcaaaacatactcGTACTAATGTATCATTTCGATGAGTTAATACCAAaatacgataaaaaatctgtagcctgagatatttacgtgggttatggctacgcgtcggtccccaaggaatcttgaaatatctccggatccagatgaccaattatgaATATCGGcacatattctaaaactttgttgagttttttgagaacttgtaaaagcatggtgcaaaaatatcggaaAACAAGAAAGTACATTCAATTTAATTATATACTATTTTGATAAATTGTCATCATTCGGGCCACTgcacaaaatctaaaaataaagtCTCAAACTATAGATGTACGACTGAGTAATATATATTTACTAAGAAAAACACAATTCTTGAACAACTCAAAGGTTTTCAACCAGGAGATTGGAATAGATGTAAGTGAAGGACATTTACTGTTTCATCGGGCTTGGTAGAACAAAAGTctaattcaaaagaaattttcaaatattttgtgcttttacatcaacgattttttaaaacaatattgagattttccaaaaatctttgtatttagtcttcgaatattttttcacaCTGGTATCGATAATACAGATTAGAGAGATATTAAACACAGACATTTTTTCTGTAACAAAAATTCGTATTATAATTCAGAATAATTTATGGAACAACAAAACTCTAGATATTGGGACTGTTGAGCAAACTTTCCGGTTTGGGTAGCCACAAAGTTCTAATTCAGCTTTCAAATTTCTACCATATGCTTGGAAATCGTtttatcattgaagcaaacagtCCAACAATAGTATACTTTAGGGAGAAAACGCCTTGAATCAGTGTTGCATTTTAACGCGTTCAGTTTATGTTCCAGTTTAAATTATTGATCCCTagtcaagtaggcttgaacaccgatcggttcaaaaaattgaacccaTAAGAGCTAAAAAATGAACGCGAATGGAAATCGTGTTTCAATGCAGATATGATACATATTTATCTTAAGTTATGAGGAAATCTTGATGGTTCGTCAACTTTGGCATAATATAAATTCAACATATGTAGTTTGATACATTTCCtcgtaggggaaaagcactaattttcgacctacaagaaatctgtgccaaatttaggatttccatacaaagtaagccaaaatcgtatgaatatGTCGAAAATTGCCGCTCTTCCCCTATAATGAGCCACAGTATGCGTTTGAACTGAACTGGGCTTTCATGAGCAGTGTCAAaatcttgcacgagagttcaatgtttgctacgttctcgtgcaaaattagaacgcgaTGAGTTTTCTTTTGGCTCACGTCCAATTTAAAATGCATCATTGCCTTGAATAATTGTAACAAACAACAACAGTTTTGATACAATGTACTTAAATTAAAAGTTGTGATacaaaaaaatggtttcagCTCTGTTATGCCCCCCTagcccctccctatttacgccaatgagAAAGTTTcttcgtaccgtaaaacggggtaactttgatagttttttcgaagaaaacttgaatatttatgcatgctgtttcaaagaattacaatttatatttttaaaacaagtactgacatcttAGCTATCGactgcacttgatagattgccaaaagatttattctgaatggatacattatttttcatataatcgaaagtcggtattctgttttggggtaactttgataatggagtataaatcgaacaaaattgaatcaattacggaacatttatagggcgttgcatacctctaggcgtttaacgctatatggaaatttctcatttagcttacaaaaatgatcccagtttgtaaaaatgggtttcgctaagagatttgagaccgaaattatgttctactataactaggctgtcaaggataagtgacgaactcatgaTGAcgtcatcaaatagtgatcgtagaacaggttgttagtaagcgttgcaaaaatgcttaaATCTTGTACAATAcaaatactctttacttttgtattcgttttgcttaactgattgacagaaactacgttatttcgtttaatatgttgtgggtctgaaactatcaaagttacccgcattatcaaagttaccgcgTTTTACGGTACACACTTTGACGACGCGGATGTTGCCGTCCTTCCCTGGGTAATTCTCGGAAACTCTGACCATTCGCCACCTAAGAGGCGGCACGTTGTCCTCACAGAGCAGCACCATGGTGCCGACGAAAAGGTTGTTCCACTGTCTGGTCCATTTTGTACGAGCGTGCAAGTTTGACAAATACTGCGTTGACCAGCGATTCCAAATGCGTTGGAGGAAGTACTGCACGCGCTACCATTTCGGAAGCCTCGATTCGTTGATGTCTAGCAGAGATGGTTCCAGAAATGCTGTGAGAGGCTTACCCACCAGAAACTGGCCGGCGTTTAGGAATTCCAGGTCAGCAGCATCGCTCGAAAGTGGCGTAGTTGGCCTCAAATAGAGGCCCCAGAGTGGCCATCTCACCCACAACGAGAACTGTGTTGCCCAGGGTACGCTTAAGATGTTCATTCATCGACTTCACGGCGGCCTCCCTAAGGCCTCCAAAGTTGGGCGAATTCGCAGGGATGAATTTGAacggctttttttttttttttttgtttttattcaagaGGCTTTCAGCCGAACGCTGGTTCACCTCCTCTTTGATCGCCTTGATGAAATGACCTCAGTTACCGCCTTGATGAAATCTTGATCGTTGAACAATTTACGAAGCTCATCTAATTCACGCTGTGTTCCGACCAAATTTGTTACGACGAGAGACGAATCTTCTCAATGCCGCGATGAAGGCTTGAGTCGGGAGGTCTCCAACCACCTCTAAATGAACAGCCTTCACAGCAAGGCATACAAATACTGCGACGAAGCATTTTATTGGACCACCCTTGCGATAGCGATACTGGATATAATACGGACCGCAGTAGTCATCTCCTACTCGCATGAACGGTGGAGCTGGAGTGACACGTTCTTCTAGTAAGTCCGCCATGATTTGTTCGTGAGCCGTCAGTCTGCGCGATAGCATCTGACGCAACGATGAATGACCTTCCGAGCCAGGTTACGTGCTGACAATACTTCTCCTGCATACTGGCAACCAGGAGTTGCCAGCATGCAAATACTTCTGGTGCCAGCATGCAAATACTTCTGGTGATAGTGAACGGCGAAAAGGATCGATATTGGGTGATAATTATTTAGGATGACAAGGACATTCCGTCCTGCTGAAATGCTAACATTCTGCAATCGGCCACCGACCAGGAGGATTCCGATTACTTTGCGAGGAGCTAGCTTTCTCAGCCTTGACGTAACATCGTCATTTCTGCGCAGCACTGCAAGATCTTCTGGGAATCCCTCTTGTTGCGCTAGTAAGAGAAGGTGATGCAATGCCTCTGCTCTTTTCTCATACGTTATGAAACCAATTCTACTATCGCTGGCGTTTCTACAGTTGTACGTGAATCTCCGAATAAAGGACACAGTTCGAACTAGATCTTCAAATGAGAATCGTAGACCAAAAACCGGGCTGGTGTCGACAACTTGAGCTGGAGCTGATACCGTTGTTCTTTCTTCGAGTAACGCAGGATCTAAAACTAAATCCTCCGAGTTGATGGTTGCAGTTTTCGGCCAGGAAGCTTTGTCCAAGCACAGCCAAGGTGCTCCTTGCCACCACATATCGTAATCCTTTAGCTGCTCTTGAGCCATTCCCTTTGACAGAACGTCCGCAGGGTTGTTTAGTCCCGTGGTATGATTCCAGATACCTCTATGGGTGATGAGCTGAATCTCGGATACTCTATTTGCCACGAACATAGCCCAGTGCGACAGAACAGCAGCAATCCAGCATTTGACGATCATTGAGTGAGTCAAAAAATACAGTTGTGCCGTGATCTTTATGCTTTTGACGACCTTTTCGTATAAATGTGCACCTGTAGGTGCAGACGATAGTTCTAAGCTAGGAATAGATGTTTGTTTTCGCCTCTTTTCTAGGTCTTCGAGTGGAGCCACTCGGGATTTAGCCGTCAGCAGTGCTGATGTAACCCTTCCGTCGTACGATGTGCATCGCAGATATAAACAGGCAGCATACGCCTTCTTGGACGCATCGCAGAACATGTGGAGTTCGGCGGATATTGTGTCGCTTCCAAACGCAATTCAACGACGGACTTGAAGATGAGTGAGGCTCTCTGAGCTTTCTCAAAATTCACTCCACCAAGTTTGAAGCCCGTACGGTAAAGTATCGTTCCATGAACACTTTGTTCTTCAAAGGTCCTGGAGAAAAAACTTAGCAGCAACTAAGCTAGGTCCAACCAGACCTAGTGGATCGAAGAGCTTCACGAAATCGGACAGATTGATTCTCTTAGTAATCTCAGCAGCAGGGTTTCACTGAGGTACAGTGAACCAAAATATGTCCAATCGAGGTTCCCATTAGATTCCAAGGGTCTTAACGGTAGGGTTTAAGAGTTCGAAGTGTAATGACGAACGTTCATCTCGTAAGAAGGGCGGGATCTGATCCAGCACTTTTCGAGAATTGGAGCTCCACTTCCTCAGCGTAAGTCCAGCCGTTCCCAGAACTTGAATCAGGTTTCTTGGAAGCTGCCCTGCTTCCTCAACGCTGTCGACGCTCCTCAGCATATCGTCCGCATAAAAATCGTAGATAATTGTCTCAATGGCAGCAGGAAAGTTGGCCGTTTCATCCTCCGTCAACTTCTTCAGGCAGCGCGTTGCTAGGTACGGCGCAGATGACGTGTCATATGTGACGGTAGTCAGCACATAAATTCGAATTGGCTTTGCAGATTCTTCTctccacaatatgcgtcgcagTGGATCGTCCATAGGGTGCATCCTAATCATCCTATACATATTCTCGATGTCGGCTGTCATTGCGTACTTTCGCAGGCGAAAACGCAATGTGATTGAGTTGAGATCCTCCtggacctgagagagaggagacagctcactgacaactggcttgttttctttgcttttttgatttcttcttttcatgtttgggttgtgcacaatggttcggagagcacaaactgggtcaaaaccattttcgcataccatttgttatcaaaacgatcataaaatttaaaaattacaatagCAATTTCAGTCCtatcgacaatatttaaataacCAACGATTTTATATGCGAGAGCACAGGAAAACAACCTGAAGTTTCAATCACATCCAGTTTTAGCTTGGTCAAATTTTTACGGTTTTCaacgctctgcccttcgaatgtgcggttttccagtgacagttgatgacaggttcccttgacttttgagagctcgcaatctaagccagctgtctcctctctctcagtccTGGACTATAGGACCCACCATTAACCGTTTAcgtatgaaaacaacaaacaaaaaatcacatttgatCTTGTTGCTAGAAAGAGAAGGGTGCGATAGCCTtataaaacgacccaagccaaacgtcaaatcgaccgaTCCTTACTAGAAAGCGAGCCTATTTGCGGCAGCTATTAGCGCTTTTAAAAGCTGGATATTACCTGTTGATTAGGGTGTCCCATTTTCCCCCGACCATCAAGGGCTCCCCCTAATTACAGTCAAATTTCGTTAGTTGCACTATGCTTAATTGCACTACGTTTAAATTGGGCTAccgttaggtgggctatagtggttatcacgcccaatggtatgggtgccctagtgtagatgtagttgtgaaccttagaggaaaacaatatgcactctgtctcgaaaaaaaccagaatccgggtgtaaatttttcaaattggattatatttccatatgcattttgatgagtgtggaaagcgtgtgcaagtttctttgaggaaaactaaaacgaactgtgtatgacgagcgtatgctagtctacgtgtgttcaaatgtcactaagctctatagctCTATAGGCAAGTGTCACTTTATAACGTAAAATATAATTAGCAAAGTTGGTAGCTCTGATTGTCTTTTGTTCAAGCTTGTTTGACAGCTCAAAACTCAGTCCGATTAgcgaaagtctttcactaggtgggctacagctttagtgcaacgaacgaaagttgactacagtgaaacctccatgattcgatatctgaagggaccatcgactcaaggAAATATCGACTCGTGGAAACAAATGCCTTGGAAACATGtatgaggggaccatcatagtaaccatgaaactttgttatcagtatggttccatgagtcgatgtcgagtcatggaacattgaCTCATGGAAGTTTCACTGTATATAAAGTTTCTTTTTGGTATCTAATTTAGAATCCCAAGCATTGCAATCAGTTATCAGAAATCTAGTACATTCAATACTTTGTGCATGAGATCGCATGCGAGCATCATATATGCTAGAAAAATCTACAGTGATATTTCAAATGATAACATACATCAAATATGTCTGATGGTATGGTCTTTAATCTCAGTGAATTCTAAAATTTGGAGAAGCATAAAGACCGTTCCTGTTGGTTCCCAGTCCCTCATTCCGAAAGCACTGATGACGATAAAGACGCTtgttacgcgcagctcgaagcgagtacgacagctgcctaAGCAACGACGATTATCATCATATGACATCTAAATTCTTGGTTTGGTCAGGagaaggagttcagaccgactagagatcattcaaatattacgtaacgcaataggGGGAGGGAGGTGTCTTCCGTAATGGTCCATACAAAATCTTTAAATagtccatacaaaagctgttacgtggttGAGAGAGGGTGTCTAAAATTGCGTTACGTACCCCTAACGGCAAGTTCGGCACTCATCGGCTGACGaatgaaaacggcttacgactaattggtTTCACCGCCTCCATGAATATGGCCGCCTTCTTCATCCAGCACAGTATTCTGTACCGATACACCGACATTATCAACGTGAGGACCTATTGTGGCGCTAatatcgactctgatcactatctggcgatggttaaactgcgcccaacaCTATCCGTCGTTAAAAGCGTAcgataccgacggccgccccggtatgacctagagcgctT
It contains:
- the LOC5563569 gene encoding serine protease easter isoform X1, which codes for MGPWILAVVFLTATVGSVTFNDRCIDLDGFVGRCVKLSKCETLADIWRSPIRTIKQSERLADSLCGKYRRNPLVCCVDDRTSSIEGNAIQFAKPSSVTSVTNGPELSTTRRSWSDRISTTSTTKTTRSTTTSRTTKPMITATTTFRSTTAEAIESSDEMAFQRTTLTEFPWSALIQYRKLPGIYGFHCGGTLINERHVVTAAHCIKAIPKNWQISLVRLGEFNIKNSGADCDVDQCSNPPLDVDIDQIIVHENYVTRLLSQYHDIALIRLLQVVRSTDYVRPIELPFPGIEGMLLNSLTTAVSAGWGRTKTGSASSLKMKVLLNLQRLDDCTESYKTAGIKVRDGQLCASEWRGTGVCSCDSGGPLMVQLSGQYYLIGIVSFGPTKCGLKNAPGVYTSVLRYIDWISKNIY
- the LOC5563569 gene encoding serine protease easter isoform X2, whose product is MITATTTFRSTTAEAIESSDEMAFQRTTLTEFPWSALIQYRKLPGIYGFHCGGTLINERHVVTAAHCIKAIPKNWQISLVRLGEFNIKNSGADCDVDQCSNPPLDVDIDQIIVHENYVTRLLSQYHDIALIRLLQVVRSTDYVRPIELPFPGIEGMLLNSLTTAVSAGWGRTKTGSASSLKMKVLLNLQRLDDCTESYKTAGIKVRDGQLCASEWRGTGVCSCDSGGPLMVQLSGQYYLIGIVSFGPTKCGLKNAPGVYTSVLRYIDWISKNIY